The region CATCAGCTATCTGGCTGACGGTCAGGCCGGTTTCCTTAAGCAGGCCGATGCTTTTGTTGATGCGGCAGTTCATGACATATTCGAAGACGGTGCATTTTACGGCCCGCTTGAAGAAGCGGCAGCACTCACCCTTGCTGATATTGGCCGCGGCCGCGATTTCCCGCAGGGCGAGCTTTTCCATATAGTGTTCGTTGATATAGGCCATTAGCGTCTTTATCCGCTGCTGGTCCAGGTATTCGCCCGCGTCTTCCTCCGGCGCCGTTTCGCTTTGCATGGCGACAAGCTGCCGCCAGGCGGTTGCCAGCGCCAGGCCGATGTCGAATTCGTAGGCGAAGGCCTTCCGGTTATAGAGCTTAAAGATTTCTTCGATCGCGACCAGTATCGACCGCTGCCGGTCAATGGCGGACTCCAGGACGACAGCCGAGAAGCCGCGACTCTTCAGCAGGGGCTTGCTGTACTTTTGTTCGATGGCGCTGCCGGGAAAGAACGACAGCAGCCTGGGGTCAACGTTTATGCAGATATAGGTGCTGTCGGGCGCGGCGGCCGCGCGCGCCATGTGGAGGCAGCCGCTGTTGATGAAGATGCCCTGGCCCTCGCTCAGGATGTGGGCGCTTTGGTTGACCCGGAACTCGACCTGCCCCTTGGTTACGAACGATAGCTGGATTTCCTCGTGCCAGTGCCAGTTGACGAAGCCGAGGATGTTCTTGTCCAACTGGTCGAGATACACCGCCACGGGAAAGTCGTAGCTGCCGTGCAGGGTCGTTTCCCGCCTGTTTGCGTCGATGCGGATGTCGGTTATCTGCATTTTGGCCTCTCGCGCAATATAACGATACTATTCGTCAATATCGTTATAGAAATATAAAAAAATATCAATATAATTATATATTAAACAGGGGTTTATGCAAGGCGGCATTATGGAGCCGCATCCTCCCCGGGGATGAACGGGCATAACATGATGAAAGGGATGATCGTTATGAACAGGCAGGTGCAGGAGGCTGTCGGCGCTGTGGAAAGCGAGCTTATTTCTTTTGCCCGCGACCTTGTCCGCATCAAGAGCAGGACGGGGCGCGAGGCCGATCTTGTCGCCCGGATAAGGCGGGAAATGGAGAAGCTGGCTTACGACGAGGTGATCGTCGATAAGGTCGGTAATATCATCGGCGTGATCGGCAACGGGCCGGTGCACTTGCTTTATGACTCGCATATGGATCACGTGGCGGTGAACGACGCCGAAGAATGGGTGCACGGGCCGTACAGCGGCGACATCGAAGACGGTAAGCTTTACGGCCGGGGCGCCTCGGATATGAAAGGCTCGCTGGCGGCCACCGTTTACGCCGGGCATATCATGAAGAAGCTCGGCCTGGCGGCGGGCAAGACGATCTATATTTGCTGCACGGTCATGGAGGAGGATTTCGACGGCGCGGGGCTGCACCGCGCGCTCGTGGACAACGGGCTGAAGCCGGATTACGTGGTCATCTGCGAGCCGAGCCATTTGAATATCGCGGTCGGCCATCTGGGGCGGGCGATCTATAAGATTAACGTGAAGGGGGTTTCCGCCCACGGGGCGGCGCCTGAAAAGGGCGACAACGCGGTTTATAAGGCGGCCGCGATCATCGGGCGTATCGAGGAGCTCGGCAGGAAGTATATGGCGATGCCGCCCGAGCGGCCCTCGATAGCATTGACGAAAATCGAGAGCGTTTCCGCGTCGTTGAACGCCGTGCCAGGCAGTTGCACGCTGTATGTCGACCGTCGCATCTGCCCGCACGAGACCGAGGAAGCGGTCGGCGCGGAGATTACCGCACTGATCGGCGACGTCGACGCCGACTGGGAAATCCATGACGCGGTCGGGCAAAGCTATACCGGGGAAGAGATCGTTTTGCACTCCTATCTGCCGGGTTGGGAGATCGGGCATGAGCATCCCCTGGCGCAGGGCTGCTTT is a window of Selenomonadales bacterium 4137-cl DNA encoding:
- a CDS encoding AraC family transcriptional regulator; protein product: MQITDIRIDANRRETTLHGSYDFPVAVYLDQLDKNILGFVNWHWHEEIQLSFVTKGQVEFRVNQSAHILSEGQGIFINSGCLHMARAAAAPDSTYICINVDPRLLSFFPGSAIEQKYSKPLLKSRGFSAVVLESAIDRQRSILVAIEEIFKLYNRKAFAYEFDIGLALATAWRQLVAMQSETAPEEDAGEYLDQQRIKTLMAYINEHYMEKLALREIAAAANISKGECCRFFKRAVKCTVFEYVMNCRINKSIGLLKETGLTVSQIADAVGFGSTSYFIECFKKKLSCTPKEYRNRLAARDSAPPV
- a CDS encoding YgeY family selenium metabolism-linked hydrolase, with amino-acid sequence MMKGMIVMNRQVQEAVGAVESELISFARDLVRIKSRTGREADLVARIRREMEKLAYDEVIVDKVGNIIGVIGNGPVHLLYDSHMDHVAVNDAEEWVHGPYSGDIEDGKLYGRGASDMKGSLAATVYAGHIMKKLGLAAGKTIYICCTVMEEDFDGAGLHRALVDNGLKPDYVVICEPSHLNIAVGHLGRAIYKINVKGVSAHGAAPEKGDNAVYKAAAIIGRIEELGRKYMAMPPERPSIALTKIESVSASLNAVPGSCTLYVDRRICPHETEEAVGAEITALIGDVDADWEIHDAVGQSYTGEEIVLHSYLPGWEIGHEHPLAQGCFAAYREVFGGEPRPYKWNFSTNGVASAKLGIPTIGFGAGVEKTAHMANEYCPVEDIVQACRFFALLPQKL